The proteins below come from a single Salvelinus fontinalis isolate EN_2023a chromosome 1, ASM2944872v1, whole genome shotgun sequence genomic window:
- the qrfprb gene encoding pyroglutamylated RF-amide peptide receptor codes for MTTSTEMGSRKITPEVLQEMLQHYNLTRQEFIESYNIQPLVYVPELPLGAKTTFVIMYAIIFVLALVGNSLVVYIVVRKRAIQTSTNIFICSLAVSDLLITFFCIPFTLLQNISSEWLGGVLICKTIPFVQTMAIVTGILTMTCIAVERYQGIVYPLKMRRQYTPKRAYKMLGLVWSASVVVGSPMLFVQQLEVKYDFLYDHHHVCCQERWRSLTHRQVYTTFIMVALFLMPMAAMLFLYTRIGIELWIRKRVGDSSVLNTMNHREVNKISRKKKRAVKMMITIVLLFTICWAPFHTVHMLFEYNNLEKNSDEVTVNMIIAIVQAIGFSNSFNNPIIYAFMNENFKKSCVATLSRCLRKPSDHRGGAVETPNNPTVLFIRPLKREAFSETGGGANGGLAQGVLENGPSVSSQTSSALAGEKMTVNTELPSEQRRSVEIVSLQT; via the exons ATGACAACGTCAACAGAAATGGGGTCCAGGAAAATAACACCCGAGGTTCTGCAAGAGATGCTACAACATTACAACTTAACGCGACAAGAGTTCATCGAGTCTTACAACATTCAGCCGCTTGTCTACGTCCCTGAGCTACCGTTGGGCGCTAAGACTACTTTCGTCATTATGTATGCTATCATTTTCGTCCTGGCTCTGGTTGGGAACAGTTTGGTTGTCTACATAGTGGTGCGTAAAAGAGCAATACAGACCTCCACTAATATCTTCATCTGTTCTCTGGCGGTGAGCGATCTTCTTATCACATTCTTCTGTATCCCGTTCACCTTGTTGCAGAACATCTCCTCGGAATGGCTCGGAG GTGTTCTCATCTGCAAGACGATTCCTTTTGTTCAGACTATGGCCATAGTGACAGGGATTCTCACAATGACCTGCATCGCCGTGGAGAGGTACCAGGGAATTGTCTACCCCTTGAAAATGAGGAGGCAGTACACTCCGAAAAGAGCATACAAGATGCTAG GACTTGTATGGAGTGCATCAGTGGTTGTGGGATCCCCAATGCTGTTCGTACAGCAACTAGAG GTGAAGTATGACTTCCTGTACGACCACCACCACGTGTGTTGTCAGGAGCGTTGGCGTTCCCTGACCCACAGACAAGTGTACACCACCTTCATCATGGTAGCTCTGTTCCTGATGCCCATGGCAGCCATGTTGTTTCTCTATACACGGATAGGGATAGAGCTGTGGATCAGGAAGAGGGTGGGGGACTCCTCTGTCCTGAACACCATGAACCACAGAGAGGTCAACAAAATATCcag GAAGAAGAAGCGAGCTGTAAAAATGATGATTACCATCGTTCTGCTGTTCACAATCTGTTGGGCTCCGTTTCATACCGTTCACATGCTGTTTGAGTACA ACAACCTGGAGAAGAACTCTGACGAGGTGACGGTGAACATGATCATCGCCATCGTCCAGGCCATCGGCTTCTCCAACTCCTTCAACAACCCGATCATCTACGCCTTCATGAACGAGAACTTCAAGAAGAGCTGTGTGGCTACCTTGTCGCGCTGCCTCAGGAAGCCCTCCGACCACCGGGGCGGCGCTGTGGAGACGCCCAACAACCCCACTGTACTCTTTATTAGACCACTGAAGAGGGAGGCCTTCTCAGAGACTGGAGGTGGGGCTAATGGGGGCTTGGCGCAGGGTGTGCTGGAGAACGGTCCGTCCGTCTCCTCTCAGACCTCCTCAGCCTTAGCAGGGGAGAAGATGACGGTGAACACTGAGCTACCCAGTGAGCAGCGGAGATCTGTTGAAATAGTCTCATTACAGACTTAA